One segment of Sandaracinaceae bacterium DNA contains the following:
- a CDS encoding cbb3-type cytochrome c oxidase subunit I encodes MKYESQRIAYWFFATCMLLFGLQIVYGFIMAFAHAGMDGLHDIIPFHTARATHTNLLVMWNLCGFMGAAYYIVPEEAERELYWPKLAVVQLVAFVAVGVTAIIGFHFSWWEGRKFLEIPRPLDYLVVVDVLLFIANIGMTILKGKRITTTASVLFFGLLMAALLYLPGMIPTDNQTEDSYWRWWVVHLWVEGVWELIMGGILAFLLIKLTGIDREVIEKWLYVIVGLTFLSGILGTGHHYYFIGTPRYWLWIGGVFSALEPLAFLGMAMYGITMAKKGGRKHANRIALAWTVGCCVMSFVGAGFLGFAHTLPQVNMYTHGTLVTAMHGHMAFWGAYAMLILAIITYAMPLLSGRKLYDTPSATVAFWASNIGMIAMTLAFGVAGVTQVVLERRMGMEFLAVQEEVEVHFWGLILAASLFTVGVTAFIYNFIRHGLPKGEVQGGAPALDADDDEGAGAAASGSALDAAEA; translated from the coding sequence ATGAAATACGAGTCACAGCGCATCGCGTACTGGTTCTTCGCGACCTGCATGCTCCTCTTCGGCCTGCAGATCGTCTACGGCTTCATCATGGCCTTCGCGCACGCGGGCATGGACGGCCTGCACGACATCATCCCCTTCCACACCGCGCGCGCCACGCACACCAACCTGCTGGTCATGTGGAACCTGTGCGGCTTCATGGGGGCGGCCTACTACATCGTCCCCGAGGAGGCCGAGCGTGAGCTCTACTGGCCCAAGCTCGCGGTGGTGCAGCTGGTGGCGTTCGTCGCCGTCGGGGTGACGGCCATCATCGGCTTCCACTTCTCCTGGTGGGAGGGGCGCAAGTTCCTCGAGATCCCGCGGCCACTCGACTACCTGGTGGTGGTCGACGTGCTGCTCTTCATCGCGAACATCGGGATGACCATCCTCAAGGGCAAGCGCATCACCACCACGGCGTCGGTGCTCTTCTTCGGCCTCTTGATGGCCGCGCTGCTCTACCTGCCGGGCATGATCCCCACCGACAACCAGACGGAAGACTCGTACTGGCGCTGGTGGGTGGTGCACCTCTGGGTGGAGGGCGTCTGGGAGCTCATCATGGGCGGCATCCTGGCCTTCCTGCTGATCAAGCTCACGGGCATCGACCGCGAGGTCATCGAGAAGTGGCTCTACGTCATCGTTGGGCTCACGTTCCTCTCGGGCATCCTCGGGACGGGTCACCACTACTACTTCATCGGCACGCCGCGCTACTGGCTGTGGATCGGCGGCGTCTTCAGCGCCCTCGAGCCGCTCGCCTTCCTGGGCATGGCCATGTACGGCATCACCATGGCCAAGAAGGGCGGCCGCAAGCACGCCAACCGCATCGCGCTCGCGTGGACGGTGGGCTGCTGCGTCATGTCGTTCGTGGGCGCTGGCTTCCTCGGGTTTGCTCACACGCTGCCGCAGGTGAACATGTACACGCACGGCACGCTGGTGACCGCGATGCACGGGCACATGGCCTTCTGGGGCGCGTACGCGATGCTGATCCTGGCCATCATCACCTACGCCATGCCGCTGCTGTCCGGGCGCAAGCTCTACGACACCCCGAGCGCCACCGTGGCGTTCTGGGCCTCCAACATCGGCATGATCGCCATGACGCTGGCCTTCGGCGTGGCGGGCGTCACGCAGGTCGTCCTCGAGCGTCGCATGGGCATGGAGTTCCTGGCCGTGCAGGAAGAGGTGGAGGTGCACTTCTGGGGCCTGATCCTCGCCGCCTCGTTGTTCACCGTGGGGGTCACCGCCTTCATCTACAACTTCATCCGCCACGGTCTCCCGAAGGGTGAGGTGCAGGGCGGCGCGCCTGCTCTCGACGCCGACGATGACGAGGGCGCTGGCGCCGCAGCATCGGGAAGCGCGCTGGACGCCGCCGAGGCGTGA
- a CDS encoding CbbQ/NirQ/NorQ/GpvN family protein produces the protein MPYYRATGREEEVFLAAHAERLPVLLKGPTGCGKSRFVEAMAHRLERELVTVACNDETSAADLLGRWLVRGGDTVWQDGPVTRAVREGAILYLDEVAEAREDVIVVLHPLTDHRRELFVDRHAEQLVAPPEFQLVASFNPGYRRGPKELKPSTRQRFVGIDFTYPEPAVEAEIVAREVGIEAAVAKRLVGLARKVRSLSELGLAETVSTRLLVNAARLIRAGVDPRVACVHTVVAPLTDDPEVAGALRDIVHLVF, from the coding sequence ATGCCGTACTACCGAGCCACCGGTCGCGAGGAGGAGGTCTTCCTCGCGGCCCACGCCGAGCGGCTCCCCGTGCTGCTCAAGGGGCCCACGGGGTGTGGCAAGTCACGCTTCGTGGAGGCCATGGCGCACCGCCTCGAGCGTGAGCTGGTCACGGTGGCGTGCAACGACGAGACCAGCGCGGCGGACCTCCTCGGACGCTGGCTGGTGCGCGGCGGCGACACGGTCTGGCAAGACGGCCCCGTCACCCGCGCGGTCCGCGAGGGGGCCATCCTCTACTTGGACGAAGTGGCGGAGGCGCGCGAGGACGTCATCGTGGTGCTCCACCCGCTCACGGATCACCGCCGCGAGCTGTTCGTGGACCGGCACGCCGAGCAGCTCGTCGCGCCGCCGGAGTTCCAGCTCGTGGCGAGCTTCAACCCGGGCTACCGGCGTGGCCCGAAGGAGCTGAAGCCGTCCACGCGGCAGCGCTTCGTGGGCATCGACTTCACCTACCCAGAGCCGGCGGTGGAGGCCGAGATCGTGGCCCGCGAGGTGGGCATCGAGGCCGCCGTGGCGAAGCGCCTGGTGGGGCTTGCGCGCAAGGTCCGCTCGCTCTCCGAGCTGGGCCTCGCGGAGACGGTCTCCACGCGGCTCCTGGTGAACGCGGCGCGCCTCATCCGCGCTGGCGTGGATCCGCGCGTCGCGTGCGTGCACACCGTGGTGGCACCCCTGACAGACGACCCGGAGGTCGCAGGCGCGCTCCGGGACATCGTCCACTTGGTGTTCTGA
- a CDS encoding VWA domain-containing protein produces the protein MAWDEALFGWLYDAVRKRRGALPSKEELLREARLEPLVPRLRLLASALGERSLEVREAEGDGSFRDDVIFLPSRMDWASDPERNELAYVVRVAFVTTAMRCAPVSLPEDADSDERAIAAVAVADVVLRVLQEELPVAAEGCVALGAEALAGRVGVLDSRQGALDTWAAARLGLPLTEDARTFAAHADALLWPEQLALFKALPGPLRSFPLFGGLGSQSSSLRAGARGPASQDALPSGTEVKGRAVEHITRVELPDVPDEVNPLVHSFEKVHTAETYTGGMKQLDGDDQLADHAQALEELDLREVVRSAERARSLLRVDVMLEGGAGDVADGAASRGIPYPEWDERRRSYREGWCHVQAGRVRRRVAAAAAEQQMAARLLPLRREVEAVRAELEQLEVSRRWRSRQLDGSEIDEDAMVDRHACLAARTTPPDRLNRQRRRSAPTLAALLLVDSSLSTDGWVDDTRVLELEIDAALVLGEALASFDIELGVAAFHSHTRTDCRFDVVKGFQEPWRAARHRLASVEPEGYTRIGPAVRHATELLSRTKAQRRLLLLLTDGKPNDYDRYEGRHGVADVRQAIREADAKRVHVHAFAIDHEARFHLPQMLGGGRYSFLKHPRGLSATLGEVLVAAQR, from the coding sequence ATGGCCTGGGACGAGGCGCTCTTCGGCTGGCTCTACGACGCGGTGCGAAAGCGCCGTGGCGCCTTGCCGTCGAAGGAGGAGCTGCTGCGCGAGGCGCGCCTCGAGCCCTTGGTGCCGCGCCTGCGGCTCTTGGCGAGCGCGCTGGGTGAACGCTCGCTCGAGGTGCGCGAGGCCGAGGGCGACGGGTCCTTCCGCGACGACGTCATCTTTCTGCCGTCGAGGATGGACTGGGCATCGGACCCCGAGCGCAACGAGCTGGCCTACGTGGTCCGCGTGGCCTTCGTGACCACCGCGATGCGCTGCGCGCCCGTGTCGCTGCCCGAGGACGCGGACTCCGACGAGCGTGCGATCGCCGCCGTGGCCGTGGCCGACGTGGTGCTGCGTGTGCTGCAGGAAGAGCTCCCTGTCGCGGCCGAGGGCTGCGTGGCGCTGGGCGCCGAGGCGCTCGCTGGGCGCGTCGGGGTGCTGGACTCGCGCCAGGGTGCGCTCGACACGTGGGCAGCGGCGCGCCTCGGGCTGCCGCTGACAGAAGACGCGCGAACCTTCGCAGCGCACGCCGACGCGCTGCTGTGGCCCGAGCAGCTGGCCCTGTTCAAGGCCCTCCCCGGGCCGCTGCGCAGCTTCCCGCTGTTCGGTGGGCTGGGCTCGCAGAGCAGCAGCCTGCGTGCGGGCGCGCGCGGCCCCGCCAGCCAGGACGCGCTCCCGAGCGGCACCGAGGTGAAGGGCAGGGCGGTGGAGCACATCACGCGGGTGGAGCTGCCCGACGTGCCGGACGAGGTGAACCCCCTGGTGCACTCCTTCGAGAAGGTGCACACGGCCGAGACCTACACGGGTGGGATGAAGCAGCTCGATGGAGACGACCAGCTGGCCGATCACGCCCAGGCGCTCGAGGAGCTGGACCTGCGCGAGGTGGTCCGGAGCGCCGAGCGGGCGCGCTCGCTGCTGCGCGTGGACGTGATGCTGGAGGGTGGCGCGGGAGACGTGGCGGACGGCGCGGCTTCGCGCGGGATCCCGTATCCCGAGTGGGACGAGCGTCGGCGCAGCTACCGCGAGGGGTGGTGTCATGTGCAGGCGGGGCGCGTGCGCCGGCGCGTGGCCGCCGCGGCCGCCGAGCAGCAAATGGCCGCGCGCCTGCTCCCGCTCCGCAGGGAGGTGGAGGCCGTGCGCGCCGAGCTCGAGCAGCTCGAGGTGTCACGCCGGTGGCGCTCGCGGCAGCTCGACGGAAGCGAGATCGACGAGGACGCCATGGTGGACCGGCACGCCTGCCTCGCGGCCCGCACCACGCCGCCGGACCGTCTCAACCGGCAGCGCCGGCGCAGCGCACCCACGCTGGCGGCGCTCTTGCTGGTGGACAGCAGCCTCTCCACCGACGGCTGGGTGGACGACACGCGCGTGCTCGAGCTCGAGATCGACGCGGCGCTGGTGCTGGGGGAGGCACTCGCCTCGTTCGACATCGAGCTGGGCGTCGCGGCGTTCCACAGCCACACCCGAACGGACTGTCGCTTCGACGTGGTGAAGGGCTTTCAGGAGCCGTGGCGGGCTGCGCGCCATCGCCTCGCGAGCGTCGAGCCCGAGGGCTACACGCGCATCGGGCCCGCCGTCCGGCACGCTACGGAGCTGCTCTCCCGCACCAAGGCGCAGCGGCGCCTGTTGCTGCTCCTCACGGACGGAAAGCCTAATGACTACGACCGCTACGAGGGCCGGCATGGCGTAGCGGACGTGCGGCAGGCCATCCGCGAGGCGGACGCCAAGCGTGTCCACGTGCACGCCTTCGCCATCGACCACGAGGCGCGCTTCCACCTTCCGCAGATGCTGGGGGGTGGCCGCTACAGCTTCTTGAAGCACCCCCGCGGTCTATCGGCGACGCTGGGCGAAGTCTTGGTGGCCGCGCAGCGCTGA
- the nirK gene encoding nitrite reductase, copper-containing produces MRTTTYTRLGVILALCAGVLACSEAAPADEATETPTPAVDPEALPAPVERVDPASLTEIVAQLGVPPMAAPPTGRTSPARVSVTLEVREETREIADGATFNFWTFGGTVPGPMIRVRRGDYVEMHLANHPDNTMPHNIDLHAVTGPGGGATSSFTAPGHQTQFSFQALNAGVYVYHCATAPVGMHVANGMYGLIVVEPEEGFPEVDHEYYVMQGDFYTTGNYRAAGLQPFDMQRAIDENPSYVIFNGRDGALVGEGALTANVGENVRIFFGNGGPNLISSFHVIGEIFDRVWLEGGTRTSRDVQTTLVPAGGASVVDFGVQVPGTYILVDHSLLRAFNKGALGMLRVTGDDQPTVYSGQEVDEVYLGDQAPEVVAALAAAPEGQEPLAVRMSRGEATYRGVCAACHQRTGEGLQGVFPPLAASDYLRRPESELATVVLAGLSGPITVSGRPYNGVMPAFANLTDHEIADVLTYVRASMGNRLPPVSNEVVATARRDMPRPVEGAHP; encoded by the coding sequence ATGCGAACCACGACCTACACGAGACTGGGTGTCATCCTCGCGCTGTGTGCAGGTGTCCTTGCGTGCTCGGAGGCAGCCCCTGCCGACGAAGCCACGGAGACACCCACGCCTGCCGTCGACCCGGAGGCCCTCCCGGCCCCGGTGGAGCGGGTGGACCCCGCGTCGCTGACCGAGATCGTGGCCCAGCTCGGTGTGCCCCCCATGGCGGCGCCTCCCACCGGCCGCACCAGCCCGGCTCGCGTCTCGGTGACGCTCGAAGTGCGCGAGGAGACGCGCGAGATCGCCGACGGCGCCACGTTCAACTTCTGGACCTTCGGCGGCACCGTGCCGGGCCCCATGATCCGCGTTCGTCGCGGTGACTACGTGGAGATGCACCTGGCGAACCACCCGGACAACACGATGCCGCACAACATCGACCTGCACGCGGTCACGGGCCCCGGCGGCGGTGCCACCAGCTCGTTCACGGCGCCCGGCCACCAGACGCAGTTCTCGTTCCAGGCCTTGAACGCAGGCGTCTACGTCTACCACTGCGCCACGGCGCCGGTGGGCATGCACGTGGCCAACGGCATGTACGGTCTGATCGTGGTGGAGCCCGAAGAGGGCTTCCCCGAGGTGGACCACGAGTACTACGTGATGCAGGGCGACTTCTACACCACGGGCAACTACCGCGCGGCGGGCCTGCAGCCGTTCGATATGCAGCGCGCCATCGACGAGAACCCCTCGTACGTCATCTTCAACGGCCGCGACGGTGCGCTGGTGGGCGAGGGCGCTCTGACCGCCAACGTGGGCGAGAACGTCCGCATCTTCTTCGGCAACGGCGGCCCCAACCTGATCAGCTCGTTCCACGTCATCGGCGAGATCTTCGACCGCGTGTGGCTCGAGGGCGGCACGCGCACCTCGCGCGACGTGCAGACCACGCTGGTGCCGGCAGGCGGCGCGTCGGTGGTGGACTTCGGCGTGCAGGTGCCGGGCACGTACATCCTGGTGGACCACTCGCTGCTGCGCGCTTTCAACAAGGGCGCGCTCGGCATGCTGCGCGTGACCGGCGACGACCAACCCACGGTCTACTCTGGCCAAGAGGTGGACGAGGTGTACCTCGGCGACCAGGCGCCCGAGGTGGTGGCCGCGCTGGCCGCCGCGCCCGAGGGACAAGAGCCCCTGGCCGTGCGCATGAGCCGCGGTGAAGCCACCTACCGTGGCGTCTGCGCGGCCTGCCACCAGCGCACGGGCGAGGGCCTGCAAGGGGTCTTCCCGCCGCTGGCCGCCAGCGACTACCTGCGACGCCCCGAGTCGGAGCTCGCCACCGTCGTGCTCGCTGGGCTCTCGGGTCCCATCACGGTCAGCGGTCGCCCGTACAACGGCGTCATGCCAGCCTTCGCGAACTTGACGGACCACGAGATCGCGGACGTCCTCACGTACGTGCGCGCCAGCATGGGCAACCGCCTGCCGCCCGTCAGCAACGAGGTCGTGGCCACCGCTCGCCGGGACATGCCGCGCCCCGTGGAAGGCGCGCATCCATGA
- a CDS encoding formylglycine-generating enzyme family protein, which produces MKNGLAWTSIMLGLVGSVALASAAQATGTPLVPIAEAVVFPFYGRGTATEAVLVPAFEIERTPVTNAQFLSFVRSAPRWQRGTTPLLFADESYLAHWGGTLDLGDADPRQPVTHVSWFAARAYCSSLGRRLPSEHEWELVAQADETRLDASRDPAFVARILAWYGTPRGTLARVGAAPANRHGVHDMHGLVWEWVLDFNAAMVDSDNRERGDGESSQFCGGGSVSARDAADYAAFMRYAFRSSLRASYTVPNLGFRCAR; this is translated from the coding sequence ATGAAGAACGGCCTCGCGTGGACCAGCATCATGCTCGGGCTCGTCGGCAGCGTGGCGCTCGCGAGCGCTGCGCAGGCCACGGGGACGCCGCTGGTGCCCATCGCCGAGGCCGTGGTCTTCCCATTCTACGGGCGTGGCACGGCGACCGAGGCGGTGCTGGTGCCCGCCTTCGAGATCGAGCGGACGCCGGTCACCAACGCCCAGTTCCTCTCCTTCGTGAGAAGCGCGCCGCGCTGGCAGCGGGGCACCACGCCGCTGCTCTTCGCGGACGAGAGCTACCTTGCGCACTGGGGCGGCACGCTGGACCTCGGGGACGCCGACCCGCGCCAGCCGGTCACGCACGTCTCGTGGTTTGCGGCCCGTGCCTACTGTTCCTCGCTCGGGCGAAGGCTGCCCAGCGAGCACGAGTGGGAGCTGGTGGCCCAGGCTGACGAGACGCGCCTCGACGCGAGCCGTGACCCCGCCTTTGTGGCCCGCATCCTCGCCTGGTACGGCACCCCGCGCGGCACCCTGGCACGCGTGGGCGCGGCACCCGCCAACCGCCACGGCGTGCACGACATGCACGGCCTCGTGTGGGAGTGGGTGCTCGACTTCAACGCCGCCATGGTGGACTCCGACAACCGCGAGCGAGGCGACGGCGAGAGCTCGCAGTTCTGTGGTGGCGGCAGCGTCTCGGCGCGCGACGCCGCCGACTATGCCGCGTTCATGCGCTACGCGTTTCGCTCCAGCCTGCGCGCTTCCTACACGGTCCCGAACCTGGGCTTCCGGTGCGCGCGATGA
- a CDS encoding SCO family protein: MKEPSMIKMNPAILLLLLVGCGGQESEHAGHDDHEAHPAAQVASGEGEPSEHAEHEAHEHTALAATEGMDRQATLHDLDAVFTDASGASVRLRDLSGAPALVTMFYGSCTTICPLILTDLARIAEEVGDPSLRVVAATFDPERDTAERLGAITRERGLDPARFRLVRGDEEGTRDLAMALGIQYRRLPNGEFAHSALITLIDAEGHVVTRHEGVGQPLHTIIAQARALTPAPAPAAGANTVTP, translated from the coding sequence ATGAAGGAACCTTCCATGATCAAGATGAACCCCGCAATACTGCTCTTGCTCCTCGTCGGCTGCGGCGGCCAGGAGAGCGAGCATGCTGGCCACGACGACCACGAGGCGCACCCCGCTGCGCAAGTGGCCAGCGGGGAGGGCGAACCGAGTGAGCACGCGGAGCACGAGGCCCACGAGCATACGGCGCTGGCCGCCACCGAAGGGATGGACCGTCAAGCGACGCTGCATGACCTCGACGCGGTGTTCACGGACGCCTCGGGCGCGAGCGTGCGCCTCCGGGACCTGAGCGGGGCGCCCGCGCTGGTCACCATGTTCTACGGGAGCTGCACCACCATCTGCCCGCTCATCCTGACTGACCTCGCGCGCATCGCAGAAGAGGTGGGGGACCCGAGCCTGCGCGTCGTGGCCGCTACCTTCGACCCCGAGCGCGACACCGCCGAGCGCCTGGGCGCCATCACCCGCGAGCGTGGCCTCGACCCTGCGCGCTTCCGCCTGGTGCGGGGCGACGAAGAGGGCACGCGTGACCTCGCCATGGCGCTGGGCATCCAGTACCGCCGGCTCCCCAACGGCGAGTTCGCACATAGCGCGCTCATCACCCTGATCGACGCGGAAGGTCACGTCGTGACCCGCCACGAAGGGGTGGGGCAGCCGCTGCACACCATCATCGCGCAAGCGCGCGCGCTCACCCCAGCTCCGGCGCCAGCTGCTGGCGCCAACACCGTCACCCCTTGA